The Ruania alba genome has a window encoding:
- the aspS gene encoding aspartate--tRNA ligase has product MLRTHHAGTLRAADIGTTVTLTGWVDRRRDHGGVAFLDLRDASGIVQVVVRDEEVAHPLRAEFVLQVTGEVARRPEGNANPNLGTGDVEVIASSVVVLNESAALPFQVSTAIDAQVTVGEEVRLAHRYLDLRRPGPARAIRLRSAVNRAAREVLDAAEFVEIETPTLTRSTPEGARDFVVPARLAPGSWYALPQSPQLFKQLLMVAGMERYYQIARCYRDEDFRADRQPEFTQLDVEMSFVEQDDVIELAERILVALWELIGYSVQTPIPRMTYADAMRRYGTDKPDLRFDLELTELTEYFADTPFRVFQAPYVGAVVMPGGGSQPRRQFDAWQEWAKQRGAKGLAYVTIAEDGELGGPVAKNLSEDERAGLVDAVGAKPGDCVFFAAGKPAEARALLGAARLEIGRRCELIDPDAWAFVWVVDAPLFKPTGEDDDVAVGGGAWTAVHHAFTSPTPEWIDRFEEEPGNALAYAYDIVCNGNEIGGGSIRIHSRDVQRRVFEVMGIAEEEAQEKFGFLLDAFAYGAPPHGGIAFGWDRIVTLLAGADSIRDVIAFPKSGGGYDALTGAPAPISAQQRKEAGVDAPPAAEKQENVTAGRADGGTSAR; this is encoded by the coding sequence GTGCTTCGCACCCACCACGCCGGCACCCTGCGGGCCGCCGACATCGGTACCACCGTCACCCTGACCGGGTGGGTGGATCGCCGCCGCGATCACGGTGGGGTGGCCTTCCTGGACCTGCGTGATGCCTCCGGCATCGTGCAGGTCGTGGTGCGTGACGAGGAAGTGGCGCACCCGCTGCGCGCGGAGTTCGTGCTGCAGGTGACCGGTGAGGTCGCACGACGCCCCGAGGGCAATGCCAACCCGAACCTGGGCACGGGTGACGTCGAGGTGATCGCCAGCTCCGTCGTCGTGCTGAACGAGAGTGCTGCCCTGCCGTTCCAGGTCTCCACCGCGATCGACGCGCAGGTGACCGTGGGGGAGGAGGTGCGGCTGGCGCACCGATACCTCGACCTGCGCCGTCCGGGTCCGGCCCGCGCCATCCGTTTGCGCTCGGCGGTCAACCGCGCCGCCCGCGAGGTACTGGATGCGGCGGAGTTCGTCGAGATCGAGACTCCCACGCTGACCCGTTCCACCCCCGAGGGGGCACGGGACTTCGTGGTGCCGGCACGCCTGGCACCCGGCTCCTGGTACGCGCTGCCGCAGTCGCCGCAACTGTTCAAGCAGTTGTTGATGGTGGCCGGGATGGAGCGGTACTACCAGATCGCCCGGTGCTACCGGGACGAGGACTTCCGGGCCGACCGGCAGCCGGAGTTCACCCAGCTCGACGTGGAGATGAGCTTCGTCGAGCAGGACGACGTGATCGAGCTGGCCGAGCGCATCCTGGTGGCCCTGTGGGAGCTGATCGGGTACTCGGTGCAGACCCCGATCCCTCGGATGACCTACGCCGACGCGATGCGCCGGTACGGCACCGACAAGCCCGATCTGCGCTTCGACCTCGAGCTGACCGAGCTGACCGAGTACTTCGCTGACACCCCGTTCCGGGTGTTCCAGGCGCCGTACGTGGGTGCCGTGGTGATGCCCGGTGGCGGGTCGCAGCCGCGCCGCCAGTTCGACGCCTGGCAGGAGTGGGCGAAGCAGCGCGGCGCCAAGGGGCTGGCGTACGTCACCATCGCCGAGGACGGTGAGCTCGGTGGACCGGTGGCGAAGAATCTCTCCGAGGACGAGCGTGCCGGTCTGGTCGACGCCGTCGGTGCCAAGCCCGGGGACTGCGTGTTCTTCGCCGCCGGGAAGCCTGCGGAGGCACGTGCCCTGCTCGGGGCCGCCCGGCTGGAGATCGGCAGGCGGTGCGAGCTCATCGACCCCGACGCCTGGGCGTTCGTGTGGGTGGTGGACGCCCCGTTGTTCAAGCCCACCGGTGAGGACGACGACGTGGCCGTGGGCGGGGGAGCGTGGACGGCGGTGCATCACGCCTTTACCTCCCCGACGCCGGAGTGGATCGATCGGTTCGAGGAAGAGCCCGGCAACGCCCTGGCCTACGCCTACGACATCGTCTGCAATGGCAACGAGATCGGTGGCGGGTCGATCCGTATCCATTCGCGCGACGTGCAGCGGCGGGTGTTCGAGGTGATGGGCATCGCCGAGGAGGAGGCCCAGGAGAAGTTCGGCTTCCTGCTGGACGCCTTCGCCTACGGTGCGCCGCCGCACGGCGGGATCGCCTTCGGGTGGGACCGGATCGTCACGCTGCTGGCCGGGGCGGACTCGATCCGCGACGTGATCGCCTTCCCCAAGTCCGGTGGCGGCTATGACGCGCTCACCGGCGCACCCGCCCCGATCTCCGCCCAGCAGCGTAAGGAGGCCGGCGTGGACGCCCCGCCGGCCGCCGAGAAGCAGGAGAACGTGACGGCCGGCCGCGCCGACGGCGGTACCTCCGCCCGGTGA
- the mltG gene encoding endolytic transglycosylase MltG: MTDLFGDEPQSSRARRSSARLRQAKRRAQRRRNFISFVVMLVALALLVGGGWVLVRPLLDGNEQVSEEPTDYPGPGTGEVQVVIEEGASGGEMASVLLEADVVASRTAFINAFNANPDAAGIQPGTHVLAQQMRAEDAVAVMADGSTLSDTRITIPEQWRATQIYDRVAQRLDVDVSEVEEAADAVAADYLPDVAGGEMEGWLAASTYNVHPDDTATDVLEGMVDRTIELLDSMDVPAADRQDVLIKASIVEAEVIRDDERARVALVIENRLDNCSGDGRLGMDSTVAYGLGITLGEALTQERLREDTPYNTRLNPGLPPGPISSPSQGSIEAVLAPAAGDLCYFVSDLETGESLFAATLEEHNENRETINNRNSNDEG, from the coding sequence GTGACGGACCTGTTCGGCGACGAACCTCAGTCTTCACGGGCCCGCCGCTCGTCCGCGCGCCTGCGCCAGGCGAAGCGGCGGGCGCAGCGGCGCCGGAACTTCATCTCCTTCGTGGTGATGCTGGTGGCACTCGCGCTGCTGGTGGGCGGCGGTTGGGTGCTGGTGCGCCCGCTGCTGGACGGCAATGAACAGGTCTCCGAGGAGCCCACCGACTATCCCGGCCCGGGCACCGGCGAGGTGCAGGTGGTGATCGAGGAGGGCGCCAGCGGCGGTGAGATGGCCTCGGTGCTGCTGGAAGCAGACGTGGTGGCGAGCCGGACCGCGTTCATCAATGCCTTCAACGCGAACCCGGACGCTGCAGGGATCCAGCCGGGCACGCACGTGCTGGCGCAGCAGATGCGTGCCGAGGACGCGGTGGCAGTCATGGCTGATGGGTCGACGCTTTCGGACACACGGATCACGATCCCCGAGCAGTGGCGAGCGACCCAGATCTACGACCGCGTTGCACAACGACTCGACGTTGACGTCAGCGAAGTCGAGGAAGCGGCGGATGCCGTCGCTGCCGACTATCTGCCGGACGTGGCAGGCGGCGAGATGGAGGGCTGGTTGGCGGCGAGCACGTACAACGTGCATCCGGACGACACAGCGACCGATGTTCTCGAGGGCATGGTGGATCGGACCATCGAACTTCTGGACTCGATGGACGTCCCCGCCGCGGACCGGCAGGACGTCCTCATCAAGGCATCGATCGTCGAGGCCGAAGTCATTCGGGACGACGAACGAGCTCGGGTCGCGCTCGTGATCGAGAACCGCCTTGACAACTGCAGTGGTGACGGCCGACTAGGAATGGACTCTACAGTCGCCTACGGCCTCGGTATTACTTTGGGTGAGGCTCTGACGCAGGAGCGGTTGAGGGAAGACACGCCATACAACACTCGACTGAACCCCGGATTGCCACCCGGACCTATCAGTTCCCCAAGCCAAGGTTCGATCGAGGCTGTCCTGGCGCCGGCCGCGGGCGATCTGTGCTACTTCGTGAGCGACCTGGAGACCGGAGAGTCGCTGTTCGCCGCGACACTAGAAGAGCACAACGAGAACCGAGAAACTATCAACAATCGCAACAGCAACGATGAGGGGTGA
- a CDS encoding replication-associated recombination protein A: MDLFESAGTDEVGVPQPSAGAPLAVRMRPSRPEEVLGQAHLLEPGSPLRRLIEPPEAGALPPSSVILWGPPGTGKTTLAYLVAHVSGRRFVELSAVTAGVKDVRQVIADARRRLAGSGEETVLFIDEVHRFSKTQQDALLPAVENRWVTLMAATTENPSFAVISPLLSRSIMLTLRSLETEDLDALITRALADERGLGGRIPLEDDAREYLLRLAGGDARKSLTILEAAAGTAGSAGAESITLDAMERAIDVAAVRYDRDGDQHYDVISAFIKSMRGSDVDAALHYLARMVVAGEDPRFIARRIVIAASEDVGMADPTALQTAVAAAQSVALIGMPEARIILAQAVVHVASAPKSNASYAGINAAIADVQAGRIGVVPAHLRDSHYAGSQRIGHGAGYVYSHDEPHGVARQEYLPEDLAGSRYYQPTDRGFERTLTERLDRVRDLLGRDR; this comes from the coding sequence GTGGACCTGTTCGAGTCAGCCGGGACCGACGAGGTCGGTGTCCCGCAACCGTCCGCCGGCGCACCCCTGGCAGTGCGGATGCGCCCGTCGCGGCCGGAGGAGGTACTCGGGCAGGCCCACCTGCTGGAGCCTGGCTCGCCGTTGCGTCGACTGATCGAACCGCCGGAGGCGGGTGCGTTACCGCCGTCGTCGGTGATCCTGTGGGGACCGCCCGGCACCGGGAAGACCACGCTGGCCTACCTCGTGGCACATGTCTCGGGCCGCCGGTTCGTGGAGCTGTCCGCAGTGACGGCCGGGGTGAAGGACGTGCGGCAGGTCATTGCGGATGCCCGACGGCGGTTGGCCGGCTCCGGCGAGGAGACGGTCCTCTTCATCGACGAGGTGCACCGCTTCTCCAAGACCCAGCAGGACGCGTTGCTCCCGGCGGTGGAGAACCGGTGGGTGACGTTGATGGCGGCCACCACCGAGAACCCGTCCTTCGCGGTGATCTCACCGCTGTTGTCCCGGTCGATCATGCTCACGCTGCGGTCCCTGGAGACCGAGGATCTGGACGCGCTGATCACCCGGGCGTTGGCGGACGAGCGTGGCCTGGGTGGGCGGATCCCGTTGGAGGACGATGCACGGGAGTACCTGCTGCGATTGGCCGGGGGCGATGCACGCAAGTCGCTGACCATCCTGGAGGCGGCGGCCGGGACCGCGGGCAGTGCGGGCGCCGAGAGCATCACGCTGGACGCGATGGAGCGAGCCATCGATGTGGCGGCCGTGCGTTATGACCGCGACGGGGACCAGCACTATGACGTGATCAGCGCGTTCATCAAGTCGATGCGGGGCAGCGACGTGGATGCTGCCCTGCACTACCTGGCCCGGATGGTGGTGGCGGGGGAGGACCCGAGGTTCATCGCCCGGCGGATCGTGATCGCCGCGTCCGAGGATGTCGGGATGGCGGACCCGACGGCGTTGCAGACGGCCGTGGCCGCTGCCCAGTCGGTGGCGTTGATCGGGATGCCCGAGGCACGCATCATCCTCGCCCAAGCGGTGGTGCATGTGGCGAGCGCACCGAAGTCGAACGCGTCGTATGCGGGGATCAACGCCGCGATCGCCGATGTGCAAGCGGGCCGCATCGGGGTGGTGCCGGCGCACCTGCGTGACTCGCACTACGCCGGCTCGCAGCGCATCGGCCATGGCGCCGGCTACGTGTACTCCCACGACGAGCCGCACGGGGTCGCGCGGCAGGAGTACCTGCCTGAGGATCTCGCCGGCTCGCGCTACTACCAGCCCACCGACCGCGGGTTCGAGCGCACCCTGACCGAGCGGCTCGATCGCGTCCGGGACCTGCTCGGCCGGGACCGCTGA
- the ruvX gene encoding Holliday junction resolvase RuvX, translating to MRWWLTWTAWVPDGFRTGVRLAIDVGTVRIGVARCDLHGILATPVRTVSRKGERQGLRELAELVDEYDPIEVLVGLPRSLDGGEGPAARAVRAYSGHLVRTIRPVPVRMVDERLTTVTAHQVLHAAGRSSRRHREVVDQVAAVTILEAALDAERQQGTPPGELIKAPDPDHSDQEGT from the coding sequence GTGCGGTGGTGGCTGACCTGGACGGCCTGGGTGCCTGACGGGTTCCGCACCGGGGTCCGGCTCGCGATCGACGTGGGCACGGTCCGCATCGGCGTGGCCCGCTGTGACCTGCACGGAATCCTCGCCACACCGGTGCGGACCGTCTCCCGCAAAGGTGAGCGGCAGGGCCTGCGCGAGCTCGCCGAGCTGGTGGACGAGTACGACCCGATCGAGGTGCTCGTCGGGCTGCCGCGCAGTCTTGATGGTGGTGAAGGACCCGCAGCACGTGCCGTGCGGGCGTATTCTGGTCACCTGGTCCGCACCATCCGGCCTGTGCCGGTGCGCATGGTGGACGAGCGACTGACCACGGTGACAGCCCATCAGGTGTTGCACGCCGCCGGTCGGAGCAGTCGCCGCCATCGTGAGGTGGTGGACCAGGTGGCTGCGGTGACGATCTTGGAGGCGGCCCTGGACGCGGAGCGTCAGCAGGGCACGCCGCCGGGGGAGCTCATCAAGGCGCCGGACCCAGACCATTCGGACCAGGAGGGCACGTGA
- a CDS encoding DUF948 domain-containing protein yields the protein MSLGDIAGLIAAIAFVLLVGALAVPLLKLGRVMDEARKSLAEVTEHTLPVIDEAAVTISSTNGQITKVDTVTTAAAEVSTNVSALTSLVAATVGAPLIKVAAFSLAVRGLFGKGDKRK from the coding sequence ATGTCTCTCGGTGACATCGCCGGCCTGATCGCGGCCATCGCGTTCGTGCTGCTGGTGGGCGCGCTGGCCGTGCCGCTGCTCAAGCTAGGTCGAGTGATGGACGAGGCGCGCAAGAGTCTTGCTGAGGTCACCGAGCACACGCTGCCGGTCATCGACGAGGCTGCCGTGACGATCAGCTCCACCAACGGTCAGATCACCAAGGTGGACACCGTCACCACCGCGGCCGCCGAGGTCTCCACGAACGTTTCCGCCCTCACGTCCCTGGTGGCCGCCACCGTGGGCGCGCCGCTGATCAAGGTGGCCGCCTTCTCCTTGGCGGTCCGCGGGCTCTTCGGTAAGGGAGACAAGCGCAAGTGA
- the rpsD gene encoding 30S ribosomal protein S4: protein MASKNRTRRQVRLSRSLGLALTPKAVKYFEKRPYPPGEHGRARRRTESDYAVRLKEKQRLRAQYGLREAQLRRAFVEARHEQGLTGESLVELLEMRLDALVLRAGFGRTMAQARQAVVHRHILVDGKLVDRPSFRVKPGQVVQVKPRSQTMVPFQVAAAGAHRDVLPTVPEYLDVQIEKLRFELSRRPKRAEVPITCDVQLVVEHYSR, encoded by the coding sequence ATGGCATCAAAGAACCGCACGCGCCGGCAGGTCCGGCTGTCCCGTTCGCTCGGGCTGGCCCTGACCCCGAAGGCCGTCAAGTACTTCGAGAAGCGGCCCTACCCGCCGGGTGAGCACGGCCGCGCACGCCGTCGGACCGAGTCCGACTACGCCGTCCGTCTGAAGGAGAAGCAGCGGCTGCGCGCCCAGTACGGGCTGCGGGAGGCCCAGTTGCGCCGCGCGTTCGTCGAGGCCCGGCACGAGCAGGGCCTGACCGGTGAGTCGCTGGTCGAGCTGCTCGAGATGCGCCTGGACGCGCTCGTGCTGCGCGCCGGGTTCGGCCGCACCATGGCCCAGGCCCGCCAGGCCGTCGTGCACCGCCACATCCTCGTGGACGGCAAGCTCGTGGACCGCCCCTCGTTCCGGGTGAAGCCGGGCCAGGTCGTCCAGGTGAAGCCGCGCAGCCAGACGATGGTGCCTTTCCAGGTGGCCGCCGCCGGTGCACACCGCGACGTGCTGCCCACGGTGCCGGAGTACCTCGACGTGCAGATCGAGAAGCTGCGCTTCGAGCTCAGCCGCCGCCCGAAGCGCGCCGAGGTGCCGATCACCTGCGACGTGCAGCTGGTCGTCGAGCACTACTCGCGCTGA
- a CDS encoding prepilin peptidase: protein MQLSTLWAETPLAAIAIAVLGAVVLGAAAWVATPRVRTLAGPGATSRWLRRRTHVVLAAVAGASLPWLDLHPVELATLAIVAVLVALLVTVDLAVHRLPDALAFPTAGLLVLGWFIGALVGAGSWSDLGRAVLAALAVGSGLLVLCLLTPSGLGLGDAKLGAVLALALGWFGWTPVVGAVVLAFLLGGLFAVGLLLTRRATRRTAVAFGPWLAAGAALALALGDRIAGGT, encoded by the coding sequence ATGCAGCTGAGCACCCTCTGGGCCGAGACCCCGCTTGCCGCCATCGCGATCGCCGTGCTCGGTGCCGTCGTCCTGGGGGCGGCCGCCTGGGTCGCTACCCCGCGGGTACGCACGCTCGCCGGACCCGGTGCCACCTCACGGTGGTTACGCCGCCGCACTCACGTGGTGCTTGCCGCGGTGGCCGGAGCGAGCCTGCCGTGGCTCGACCTGCACCCGGTGGAGCTGGCCACCCTGGCCATCGTCGCCGTGCTGGTCGCCCTGCTGGTGACGGTGGACCTGGCCGTCCACCGGCTGCCGGACGCCCTGGCCTTCCCCACGGCTGGACTCCTCGTGCTCGGCTGGTTCATCGGCGCCCTGGTCGGCGCCGGCAGCTGGAGCGACCTGGGTCGCGCGGTGCTCGCTGCGCTGGCCGTGGGCAGCGGGCTGCTCGTACTGTGTCTGCTCACCCCGTCCGGGCTGGGCCTGGGGGATGCGAAGCTCGGCGCCGTGCTGGCTCTCGCACTCGGTTGGTTCGGGTGGACACCGGTGGTGGGGGCGGTGGTGCTGGCGTTCCTGCTCGGGGGACTGTTCGCCGTCGGGCTGCTCCTCACGCGGCGGGCCACCCGCCGCACAGCGGTGGCGTTCGGACCATGGCTGGCAGCGGGGGCGGCCCTCGCCCTCGCCCTCGGCGACCGGATCGCCGGAGGCACGTGA
- a CDS encoding GNAT family N-acetyltransferase, whose protein sequence is MSRLASSPRSLADLGEPWRDHPVLRADFPRYRDVVAWEREDALVLAVTSGERGQRALIGLGEPAALVHAITQVVGDAESAEQVGADSLAVVSLTRGAWTRLPVSIRRALAVPQASHWNWMMSTSAPPRHPGEDGVTELDPLTHRAAMADLQSVALPNSYTSLDKPATRWFGWHDTSGVLRCMAAASNWDAEVHLGSIATHPDFRRRGLGTAVTARVSRLGLAATGQVSLALYADNHDARRVYERLGFALVQEWESRRPAS, encoded by the coding sequence GTGAGCCGGCTCGCCAGCTCCCCCCGGTCCCTCGCGGACCTGGGGGAGCCCTGGCGCGACCATCCGGTGCTCCGCGCCGACTTCCCTCGCTACCGGGACGTCGTGGCCTGGGAGAGGGAGGATGCCCTCGTGCTCGCCGTCACCTCCGGCGAGCGCGGGCAGCGCGCTCTGATCGGTCTCGGCGAGCCAGCGGCTCTGGTGCACGCGATCACGCAGGTCGTGGGCGACGCCGAGTCAGCTGAACAGGTGGGCGCGGACTCACTCGCTGTGGTGAGCCTGACCCGGGGCGCATGGACGAGACTGCCGGTCTCGATCCGCAGAGCTTTGGCAGTGCCCCAGGCAAGCCACTGGAATTGGATGATGAGCACATCGGCGCCGCCACGGCACCCGGGTGAAGATGGGGTCACTGAACTTGATCCGCTCACCCACCGCGCGGCGATGGCCGATCTGCAGTCGGTGGCGCTGCCGAACTCCTACACGTCCTTGGACAAGCCGGCGACGCGGTGGTTCGGGTGGCACGACACCTCGGGCGTGCTGCGGTGCATGGCCGCGGCGAGCAACTGGGACGCCGAGGTGCACCTGGGTTCGATCGCGACGCATCCCGACTTCCGCCGTCGGGGGTTGGGCACGGCCGTGACGGCCAGGGTGAGTCGCCTGGGCCTGGCGGCCACCGGGCAGGTGAGCCTGGCGCTGTACGCCGACAACCATGACGCACGCCGGGTCTACGAGCGCCTGGGTTTCGCCCTCGTGCAGGAGTGGGAGAGCCGCCGCCCGGCGAGCTAG
- a CDS encoding shikimate dehydrogenase: protein MGRRAAVLGHPVAHSLSPVLHQAAYEALGLNAWEYQLHDVDEPELADFVATLDDSWAGLSLTMPLKHEALRLADHVDGLAKVVGAANTLLRQPGGLLVAANTDVHGLTAALREVAPEQWAPSRAVIVGGGATASSAVAAVGELGITHPTVLARSLARVGTVRRAASRMGVSPEYIALDAPEAPELLAAADVVVLTLPQHAADPLAEWVAGTRLRPGQVLLDAVYAGWPTTAASAWSGAGGAIAPGYLMLLHQACEQVRLMTGRDAPVEAMRTALTEALAARG, encoded by the coding sequence ATGGGTCGCCGCGCCGCAGTCCTCGGCCACCCCGTGGCGCACTCGCTCTCCCCGGTCCTGCACCAGGCCGCCTACGAGGCGCTCGGGCTGAACGCGTGGGAGTACCAGCTCCACGACGTCGACGAGCCCGAGTTGGCCGACTTCGTGGCAACTCTGGACGACTCCTGGGCGGGTCTCTCGCTCACCATGCCGCTCAAGCACGAGGCACTCCGCTTGGCCGACCACGTGGACGGGTTGGCCAAAGTGGTGGGCGCCGCGAACACCCTGCTGCGGCAACCAGGCGGCCTGCTGGTGGCTGCGAACACGGACGTGCACGGGCTCACCGCCGCGCTGCGCGAGGTGGCGCCCGAGCAGTGGGCGCCATCTCGTGCCGTGATCGTCGGAGGCGGGGCGACCGCGTCCTCGGCGGTGGCCGCCGTCGGCGAGCTCGGAATCACCCACCCGACAGTGCTCGCACGCTCCCTCGCCCGGGTCGGAACGGTGCGGCGCGCCGCCTCCCGGATGGGCGTGTCCCCGGAGTACATCGCACTGGACGCCCCCGAGGCACCCGAGCTGCTCGCAGCGGCCGACGTGGTGGTGCTGACCCTGCCGCAGCACGCCGCCGACCCGCTCGCCGAGTGGGTGGCGGGTACCCGGTTGCGGCCGGGGCAGGTGCTGCTCGACGCCGTCTACGCGGGATGGCCGACCACCGCTGCCTCCGCGTGGTCAGGCGCGGGTGGCGCGATCGCGCCCGGATACCTGATGCTGTTGCACCAGGCATGCGAGCAGGTCCGTTTGATGACCGGTCGCGACGCACCTGTCGAGGCGATGCGCACCGCCCTCACCGAGGCTCTCGCTGCACGCGGCTGA
- a CDS encoding MMPL family transporter: protein MVIIWLVLVGLAGALALTGFGSQGLFDRLHSGEPRVPGSESQEARTLIEEASDDGPTVTAVLTDVDLTDPEVVTTAGRAAARMHSVLLSTDGVAAVLDAFAFPDGLESEQAAPFVAADGDGLLVTVELSAELSEDDQDAAHAVVLDELISFGNELGVTPQISSPTLLTEAIVGQMEEDLATGEMVALPISLIVMVVVFGGFLAAGMPLAGALASIAGGLGVLWGFSAMIDLDSVVVNVVTVLGLGLSIDYGLLIVSRFREEIRREVDAELADTSPGRRRRHARGRDGAVVRAMRSTMTTAGRTVTFSAIIVAIAISGLLLLRPDILKSLGAAGVSVVLIALLSALTLVPALLAWRGRRMLRPSALSRIPGLRLLLGRFGESAPERGVFSALATRVQRHPWLVLLGSAVVLGFLASPLLGLQLRNSTIDLLPPGSEQREVVETIDAKYPLLATPQMQVVVQAGDQGGLADEIAGIEHVSAVDEAQPVSDEHVLLGVRLTDGIDPGGTEATQVVESIRDLRDTGNDATFWVLGQAANQIDFTDALVDGLPVAVGVVVLATFVLLFLMTGSLLVPLKALLVNTLSIAASLGVTTWVFQEGHLSGLLGFEPVGGLESYVVAVVVAFGFGLAMDYEVFLIARIKEFYDASSHHSLGRDNDAAVRDGLQQSGRIITSAALVIIVVFAGFMSGELIVIKEAGFALAVTVLIDATLVRMLLVPSTMTLLGHRNWWAPRPLRALHRRFGIAH, encoded by the coding sequence GTGGTGATCATCTGGCTGGTCCTCGTGGGCCTCGCCGGCGCGCTGGCGCTCACCGGATTCGGGAGCCAGGGGCTGTTCGACCGGTTGCACTCCGGTGAGCCCCGCGTGCCCGGATCCGAGAGTCAGGAAGCGCGCACCCTGATCGAAGAGGCCTCTGACGACGGCCCGACCGTGACCGCTGTCCTCACCGACGTGGACCTCACCGATCCCGAGGTGGTGACCACCGCCGGCCGTGCGGCCGCACGGATGCATTCGGTGCTGTTGTCCACCGACGGTGTGGCCGCAGTGCTGGACGCCTTCGCGTTCCCGGATGGCCTGGAGTCCGAGCAGGCGGCGCCGTTCGTGGCAGCCGACGGCGATGGCCTGCTCGTGACCGTCGAGCTCTCGGCCGAACTGTCCGAGGACGACCAGGACGCGGCGCACGCCGTGGTGCTCGACGAGCTCATCAGCTTCGGCAACGAGCTCGGCGTCACCCCGCAGATCTCCAGCCCCACCCTGCTCACCGAGGCGATCGTCGGCCAGATGGAGGAGGACCTGGCCACCGGTGAGATGGTGGCGCTGCCGATCTCACTCATCGTGATGGTGGTGGTGTTCGGCGGGTTCCTCGCCGCCGGCATGCCGCTCGCTGGGGCCCTCGCCTCGATCGCCGGGGGGCTCGGGGTGCTGTGGGGCTTCTCGGCGATGATCGACCTCGACTCGGTCGTGGTGAACGTGGTCACCGTGCTCGGCCTCGGACTGTCGATCGACTACGGGCTGCTCATCGTCTCCCGCTTCCGCGAGGAGATCCGTCGCGAGGTCGACGCCGAGCTGGCCGACACCTCCCCCGGCCGCCGCCGTCGGCACGCCCGTGGCCGCGACGGGGCGGTGGTGCGCGCGATGCGATCCACCATGACCACAGCAGGGCGCACGGTGACCTTCTCCGCGATCATCGTGGCCATCGCGATCTCGGGACTCCTGCTGCTGCGACCCGACATCCTGAAGTCGCTGGGGGCGGCGGGGGTGTCGGTGGTGCTCATCGCCCTGCTCTCCGCACTCACGCTCGTTCCGGCACTGCTGGCGTGGCGGGGCCGTCGGATGCTGCGGCCCTCGGCGCTGTCGCGAATCCCCGGACTCCGCCTCCTGCTCGGCCGGTTCGGCGAGTCCGCTCCCGAACGGGGCGTGTTCTCCGCTTTGGCCACGCGGGTACAACGCCACCCGTGGCTGGTGCTGCTCGGCAGCGCCGTGGTGCTGGGGTTCCTCGCCTCGCCACTGCTCGGCCTCCAGCTGCGCAACTCCACGATCGATCTGCTTCCTCCGGGCTCGGAGCAGCGGGAGGTGGTCGAGACCATCGACGCCAAGTACCCGCTCCTGGCCACACCACAGATGCAGGTCGTGGTGCAAGCCGGTGACCAGGGCGGGCTCGCGGACGAGATCGCCGGGATCGAGCACGTCAGCGCTGTCGACGAGGCCCAGCCCGTCAGCGACGAGCACGTGCTGCTCGGGGTGCGCCTCACCGACGGCATCGACCCGGGGGGCACCGAAGCGACGCAGGTGGTCGAGTCGATCCGGGACCTGCGTGATACCGGCAATGACGCGACCTTCTGGGTGCTGGGACAGGCCGCCAACCAGATCGACTTCACCGATGCCCTCGTGGACGGGCTACCGGTGGCCGTCGGCGTGGTGGTCCTGGCCACCTTCGTGCTGCTGTTCCTGATGACCGGGTCACTCCTGGTCCCGCTCAAGGCCCTGCTGGTGAACACCCTCTCGATTGCCGCCTCGCTCGGCGTGACCACCTGGGTGTTCCAGGAAGGGCACCTGTCCGGGCTGTTGGGGTTCGAACCGGTCGGGGGCCTGGAGTCCTACGTCGTCGCCGTGGTGGTGGCGTTCGGGTTCGGACTGGCGATGGACTACGAGGTGTTCCTGATCGCACGGATCAAGGAGTTCTACGACGCCTCCTCCCACCACTCGTTGGGTCGGGACAACGACGCCGCGGTGCGTGACGGGTTGCAGCAGTCCGGACGGATCATCACCTCGGCGGCGCTGGTGATCATCGTGGTCTTCGCCGGGTTCATGAGTGGTGAGCTGATCGTGATCAAGGAGGCGGGCTTCGCGCTGGCCGTGACCGTGCTCATCGACGCGACGCTGGTGCGCATGCTGCTGGTGCCGTCCACCATGACCTTGCTCGGGCATCGGAACTGGTGGGCACCGCGCCCGCTGCGCGCCCTGCACCGCCGGTTCGGGATCGCCCACTAG